Proteins from one Mycobacterium sp. SMC-2 genomic window:
- the fadD1 gene encoding fatty-acid--CoA ligase FadD1 yields MIETVQQLLRQRRHDDRPALASGERVWTWREHLAEAEAEAAALIGLADPNRPLHVGALLPNSPAMLRAMAAAALGGYVLCGINTTRRGAGLLADVRRSDCQLLLVDAEHRALLDGLDLNGIQALDVTGRRYAELVAGAPPLVAHREVTGGDTLMMIFTSGTSGDPKVVRLAHAMVIMCGASLVFQYNITAADVCYLSMPLFHSNGVAAGWAVAIGAGASMVPARFSPSRFLDDVRRYRVTYLNYVGKPLALILSTPERPDDADNTLRVAFGNEATDRDIAEFARRFGCRVVDSFGSSEFAVIVVREDGTPPGSIGKPYAGVSIYNPTTLQECAVAEFDEHGALANFDDAVGELVNTQGAGPFVGYYNDPAATAERVRHGMYWSGDLAYRDADGWIYLAGRTADWMRVDGENLAAGPIERILERLPEVSQVAVYAVPDKRVGDQVMAALVLRDGARLDPDGFADFLAVQPDLSPKAWPRYVRINADLPATATNKILKRALKAAGVSAEGGVLWSRAARGTAYGPAVEDAVSG; encoded by the coding sequence ATGATCGAGACGGTCCAGCAGCTGCTGCGGCAACGCCGTCACGACGACAGGCCGGCGCTCGCCTCCGGGGAGCGGGTGTGGACCTGGCGGGAACACCTCGCGGAGGCCGAGGCGGAGGCCGCCGCGCTGATCGGCCTCGCCGACCCCAACCGCCCGCTGCATGTCGGCGCCCTGCTGCCCAACTCCCCGGCGATGCTGCGCGCCATGGCCGCGGCCGCGCTGGGCGGCTACGTGCTGTGCGGGATCAACACGACGCGGCGCGGGGCGGGGCTGCTGGCCGACGTCCGACGGTCCGACTGCCAGCTGCTGCTGGTCGATGCCGAACACCGCGCCCTGCTGGATGGCTTGGACCTCAACGGGATTCAGGCGCTCGACGTGACCGGTCGGCGCTATGCCGAACTGGTGGCCGGCGCGCCGCCCCTGGTCGCGCACCGCGAAGTCACCGGCGGCGACACGCTGATGATGATCTTCACCTCCGGGACCAGTGGAGACCCGAAGGTCGTGCGGCTCGCCCACGCGATGGTGATCATGTGCGGCGCCAGCCTGGTGTTCCAGTACAACATCACCGCCGCCGACGTCTGCTACCTGTCGATGCCGCTCTTTCACTCCAACGGCGTCGCCGCCGGATGGGCGGTCGCCATCGGCGCCGGCGCCAGCATGGTCCCGGCGCGGTTCTCGCCGTCACGTTTCCTGGACGACGTGCGCCGCTACCGCGTGACGTACCTCAACTACGTGGGCAAGCCCCTCGCGTTGATCCTGTCCACCCCCGAGCGCCCCGACGATGCGGACAACACGCTGCGGGTGGCGTTCGGCAACGAGGCCACCGACCGGGACATCGCGGAATTCGCACGGCGTTTCGGCTGCCGGGTGGTGGACAGCTTCGGTTCCAGCGAGTTCGCGGTGATCGTCGTGCGCGAGGACGGCACCCCTCCGGGCTCCATCGGCAAACCGTATGCGGGCGTGAGCATCTACAACCCGACGACGCTGCAGGAGTGCGCCGTCGCGGAATTCGACGAACACGGGGCGCTGGCCAACTTCGACGACGCGGTCGGCGAGCTCGTCAACACCCAGGGCGCCGGCCCGTTCGTCGGCTACTACAACGACCCGGCCGCGACGGCCGAACGCGTGCGGCACGGGATGTACTGGTCCGGCGACCTGGCCTACCGCGATGCCGACGGCTGGATCTACCTGGCCGGCCGAACCGCCGACTGGATGCGGGTGGACGGCGAGAACCTGGCGGCCGGGCCGATCGAGCGGATCCTGGAGCGGCTGCCCGAGGTCAGCCAGGTCGCGGTGTACGCGGTGCCCGACAAGCGGGTCGGCGACCAGGTGATGGCCGCCCTGGTGTTGCGCGACGGGGCGCGGCTGGACCCCGACGGCTTCGCGGACTTCCTTGCCGTGCAACCCGATCTGTCGCCCAAGGCCTGGCCGCGGTATGTCCGGATCAACGCCGACCTGCCGGCGACCGCGACGAACAAGATCCTCAAGCGTGCCTTGAAGGCCGCGGGTGTCAGCGCGGAGGGCGGCGTGCTGTGGTCGCGCGCGGCGCGGGGCACCGCCTACGGCCCCGCGGTGGAAGACGCCGTCAGCGGCTGA
- a CDS encoding ferredoxin reductase, with the protein MAERGARPEVPRGRRLLLRAVRRLFSPLKPDDYLEMINPLWTTKELRGKVEKVEPQGSEAASVLIRPGYEWPGHKPGQYVRLGVVVDGVYHWRAYSLTSDPAPEDGLISVTPKRVDGGVVSPYLVHKIQPGDLVRLGEIEGVFTLPEPLPPKLLFISAGSGITPIISMLRSLDHRDELRDAVVIHSARTREQVMFLSTLEDLDRRHENVRLELRLTSERGRLEPGDLDEVCPDWREREAFCSGPGDMLDALIGHWEDNGDRDRLHFERFQPKIGGDANAGEGGTVCFLDSDKTVECDGGTSILETGEKAGLKLAYGCRIGICYTCVGTLKSGKLRDLRSGDVIEPTGQDVRICINTAEGDVELEL; encoded by the coding sequence ATGGCTGAACGCGGCGCCCGGCCCGAGGTCCCACGGGGACGGCGGTTGTTGCTGCGGGCGGTGCGGCGCCTGTTCAGCCCGCTGAAGCCGGACGACTATCTCGAGATGATCAACCCGCTGTGGACCACCAAAGAGCTGCGGGGGAAGGTCGAAAAGGTCGAGCCACAGGGCTCGGAAGCGGCGAGCGTGCTGATCCGGCCCGGATACGAATGGCCCGGTCACAAGCCAGGTCAATACGTGCGGCTGGGCGTGGTGGTCGACGGGGTGTATCACTGGCGGGCCTACTCGCTGACGTCGGATCCTGCGCCCGAGGACGGGCTGATCAGCGTCACACCCAAGCGGGTGGACGGCGGAGTCGTGTCGCCGTATCTGGTGCACAAGATCCAGCCGGGGGACCTGGTGCGGCTCGGCGAAATCGAGGGCGTCTTCACGCTGCCCGAGCCATTGCCGCCGAAGCTGCTGTTCATCAGCGCGGGCAGCGGTATCACGCCGATCATCAGCATGCTGCGCAGCCTGGATCATCGCGACGAGTTGCGCGACGCGGTGGTCATCCATTCCGCCCGCACCCGCGAACAGGTCATGTTCTTGTCCACCCTCGAAGACCTCGACCGTCGCCACGAGAATGTGCGGCTGGAATTGCGCCTCACGTCGGAACGGGGCCGGCTCGAGCCGGGCGATCTGGACGAGGTGTGCCCGGACTGGCGTGAACGCGAGGCGTTCTGCTCGGGTCCGGGTGACATGCTCGACGCGCTGATCGGGCACTGGGAGGACAACGGCGATCGGGACCGCCTGCACTTCGAGCGATTCCAGCCAAAGATCGGCGGCGACGCCAACGCTGGAGAGGGCGGCACGGTGTGCTTCCTCGACAGCGACAAGACGGTCGAATGTGACGGCGGCACATCCATTTTGGAGACCGGGGAGAAGGCCGGCCTCAAGCTCGCCTACGGCTGCCGCATCGGCATCTGCTACACCTGCGTCGGGACGCTGAAGTCGGGCAAGCTGCGTGACCTGCGCTCGGGTGACGTGATCGAGCCGACCGGGCAGGACGTCCGAATCTGCATCAACACCGCCGAGGGTGACGTCGAACTCGAACTGTGA